The following are from one region of the uncultured Hyphomonas sp. genome:
- a CDS encoding MaoC family dehydratase encodes MANPRVVAFDELESIAGQEVGVSDWHTIDQDRVNLFADATGDHQWIHVDVEKATKAMGGPIAHGFLTLSLLPMLGGEVLKVTGTTRGINYGSDKVRFTNMVPVGSKVRLRQKCLSVEPKSGGKQMKMEATIEIEGQERPALVAETITVLYA; translated from the coding sequence ATGGCCAACCCACGCGTCGTCGCCTTCGACGAGCTTGAATCTATTGCAGGACAGGAAGTCGGCGTGTCCGACTGGCACACCATTGACCAGGACCGCGTCAACCTGTTTGCCGACGCAACCGGAGACCATCAGTGGATCCACGTCGACGTCGAGAAAGCCACCAAAGCCATGGGCGGCCCCATCGCTCACGGCTTCCTCACCCTCTCCCTTCTGCCAATGCTGGGCGGCGAAGTGCTGAAAGTCACCGGCACGACGCGCGGCATCAATTATGGCTCTGACAAGGTGCGTTTCACCAATATGGTGCCGGTCGGCTCCAAGGTTCGCCTGCGCCAGAAATGCCTGTCAGTGGAGCCTAAATCCGGCGGCAAGCAGATGAAGATGGAAGCCACGATCGAGATCGAAGGCCAGGAGCGCCCGGCGCTCGTTGCAGAGACCATCACCGTCCTTTACGCATAA
- the msrB gene encoding peptide-methionine (R)-S-oxide reductase MsrB: MSQSIKRSDREWREVLTEEEYRVGVKEGTERAFTPGNYNDEKRAGTYYCKGCDSPLWSSEHKFDSGTGWPSYWQPITPEAVATKTDFKMIIPRTECHCATCGLHMGHVFKDGPPPTGERWCINGVVLDFRPAE, encoded by the coding sequence ATGAGCCAGAGCATCAAACGTTCGGACCGCGAATGGCGGGAAGTGCTGACCGAAGAGGAATACCGAGTCGGCGTCAAAGAAGGCACCGAGCGCGCCTTCACACCCGGCAATTACAATGACGAGAAACGCGCTGGCACCTATTACTGCAAAGGCTGCGACAGCCCGCTCTGGTCGTCTGAGCACAAGTTCGATTCCGGCACGGGCTGGCCCAGCTATTGGCAGCCGATCACGCCGGAAGCAGTCGCCACCAAAACCGACTTCAAGATGATCATCCCTCGTACGGAATGCCATTGCGCCACCTGCGGCCTGCATATGGGACACGTCTTCAAGGACGGGCCGCCGCCCACCGGCGAGCGCTGGTGTATCAATGGCGTCGTGCTGGATTTCCGTCCCGCCGAATAA
- a CDS encoding S9 family peptidase, with protein MTEKTDLTSAPAKQAPKTTPATPVAKRVDFETTQVGRTRVDPYHWMKDDNWQEVMRDPSVLRADIREYLEAENAYTKANLEAPTADLREALFQEMKGRIKEDDASVPEIDGRFAYYSRYREGGEYPIIARRDASDAFTPDAEETILLDGDKMSEGTDYFSFGSVDTSPDHSLIAYALDTQGSEFYTVTITNIGTGEPAAAPISDSYGSFEWSEDGKSIFWVHRDENARPDAVYERDLETGEDTLIYEEKDPGFFVGVSKSANQEKIFVTSSNHTTSEWHWFDAKAHRPTLHLIAPREDGVEYSAVVWDGQFYITTNSGGAVDFKVARAPFDATSRDQWEDVIAHRPGTLILGLQAQKDYLSRMERENGLPRIVVRARADGDEHEISFDEAAYDLGLDSGYDYDVPMLRFDYASPTTPDQVYDYNLNTHERILRKTREVPSGHNADDYVSERLMAPSWDGAEVPVTILHRKDTPIDGTAPMLLYGYGSYGITIPADFRTGRLSLVDRGFVYAIVHPRGGMAKGYQWYLDGKLETKTNTFKDFVAAGHYLVDKGYSAPDKVVAMGGSAGGLLMGAVSNMDPDLFAGIIAAVPFVDVINTMSDESLPLTPPEWPEWGNPLTSAEDYDQIAAYSPYDNVTAQTYPAMFITGGLSDPRVTYWEPSKWAAKLRHDAPEGGPYFLKINMEAGHGGASGRFEGLKEVATEYAFALAAVGQVEDVDLTKD; from the coding sequence ATGACCGAAAAAACTGACCTGACCTCTGCGCCGGCCAAGCAGGCCCCCAAGACCACTCCGGCAACACCTGTCGCAAAGCGCGTGGATTTCGAGACGACACAGGTCGGCCGCACCCGCGTCGATCCTTATCACTGGATGAAGGACGATAACTGGCAGGAAGTGATGCGCGACCCATCCGTCCTGCGCGCCGACATTCGCGAATACCTTGAGGCTGAGAATGCCTACACCAAGGCCAATCTCGAGGCGCCAACTGCAGATCTGCGCGAGGCGCTTTTCCAGGAGATGAAAGGCCGCATCAAGGAAGACGACGCCTCCGTTCCCGAGATTGATGGCCGGTTCGCTTACTATTCCCGCTACCGCGAAGGCGGCGAATACCCCATCATCGCCCGGCGGGACGCCTCGGACGCCTTCACCCCCGATGCAGAAGAGACCATCCTGCTCGACGGCGACAAGATGTCTGAAGGCACAGATTACTTCTCCTTTGGAAGCGTAGACACATCACCGGACCACTCGCTGATTGCCTATGCACTGGATACGCAGGGCAGCGAGTTCTACACGGTCACGATCACCAATATCGGGACCGGAGAACCCGCCGCCGCGCCGATCTCTGACAGCTACGGCTCGTTCGAGTGGAGCGAAGACGGAAAGTCCATTTTCTGGGTTCACCGCGACGAGAACGCCCGGCCCGACGCCGTCTATGAGCGGGATCTCGAAACCGGCGAAGACACGCTGATTTACGAAGAAAAGGACCCCGGCTTCTTCGTCGGCGTCTCCAAATCCGCGAACCAGGAAAAGATCTTCGTCACCTCGTCCAATCACACCACATCTGAATGGCACTGGTTCGATGCGAAGGCGCACCGCCCAACGCTGCACCTGATTGCACCACGTGAAGACGGTGTGGAGTATTCGGCCGTCGTCTGGGACGGTCAGTTCTACATCACGACCAATTCCGGCGGCGCGGTCGACTTCAAGGTTGCGCGCGCGCCGTTTGACGCCACCTCACGCGATCAGTGGGAAGACGTCATCGCTCACCGTCCCGGCACGCTGATCCTCGGCCTGCAGGCTCAGAAGGACTATCTCTCTCGCATGGAGCGCGAGAATGGCCTGCCACGCATTGTGGTACGCGCCCGTGCCGACGGCGACGAGCATGAGATCAGCTTTGACGAAGCCGCTTACGATCTGGGGCTCGATTCCGGCTATGACTATGACGTGCCGATGCTGCGGTTCGACTACGCCTCCCCCACGACACCGGATCAGGTCTACGATTACAACCTCAACACGCATGAACGCATCCTGCGCAAAACGCGTGAAGTACCCTCCGGCCACAATGCGGACGACTATGTATCCGAACGCCTGATGGCGCCCAGCTGGGACGGCGCCGAAGTGCCTGTCACTATCCTGCACCGCAAGGATACGCCCATCGACGGCACGGCCCCGATGCTGCTCTATGGTTACGGCTCTTATGGCATCACCATTCCGGCTGACTTCAGGACAGGCCGGCTCAGCCTGGTGGATCGCGGGTTCGTCTACGCCATCGTGCACCCCCGCGGCGGCATGGCGAAGGGCTATCAGTGGTATCTCGACGGCAAGCTCGAAACCAAGACCAACACGTTCAAGGACTTCGTGGCGGCCGGGCATTACCTTGTCGACAAGGGGTATTCGGCGCCAGATAAAGTCGTGGCCATGGGCGGCTCGGCCGGTGGCCTGCTGATGGGCGCGGTGTCCAATATGGACCCGGACCTGTTTGCGGGAATCATTGCCGCTGTGCCCTTTGTGGACGTGATCAACACCATGTCGGACGAGAGCCTGCCGCTGACCCCGCCGGAATGGCCCGAATGGGGCAACCCGCTGACCAGCGCCGAAGACTATGACCAGATCGCCGCCTACAGCCCGTACGACAATGTGACGGCGCAGACCTATCCGGCCATGTTCATCACCGGCGGCCTGTCCGATCCGAGGGTGACCTACTGGGAACCAAGCAAGTGGGCTGCGAAGCTGCGCCACGACGCACCAGAGGGCGGTCCGTACTTCCTGAAGATCAACATGGAAGCCGGCCATGGCGGCGCCTCAGGGCGGTTTGAAGGCCTGAAGGAAGTCGCGACGGAATACGCCTTCGCCCTCGCCGCTGTCGGGCAGGTTGAAGACGTGGATCTAACGAAGGACTGA
- a CDS encoding MerR family transcriptional regulator, giving the protein MSASRARIEKSATAFRSIGEAASELGIETHVIRYWESKFPREVRPVKRPDGRRMFRPQDVDALRAIQILVHERGMTLKGAKALIAEQGMSAVLSGEATLGAGAPAGSSPARDLQKTVAKAFSDESGDALTDARRARLEDALTELSDIKSRIDAVRGRRAA; this is encoded by the coding sequence ATGAGCGCCAGCCGGGCCCGAATCGAGAAATCTGCGACCGCATTCCGGTCTATCGGCGAAGCCGCTTCGGAACTTGGTATTGAGACGCATGTCATCCGCTACTGGGAGAGCAAGTTTCCGCGTGAAGTTCGCCCGGTCAAACGTCCCGATGGACGGCGCATGTTCCGCCCGCAGGACGTTGATGCGCTGCGGGCCATCCAGATCCTTGTGCATGAGCGTGGCATGACGCTGAAGGGCGCCAAGGCCCTGATCGCAGAGCAGGGCATGTCGGCTGTCCTGTCCGGTGAGGCCACGCTGGGCGCCGGGGCCCCCGCAGGCAGTAGCCCCGCGCGAGACCTCCAGAAGACGGTCGCAAAGGCGTTTTCCGATGAAAGCGGGGATGCGCTGACAGACGCACGTCGCGCACGTCTTGAAGACGCCCTGACGGAACTGTCGGACATCAAATCCCGTATCGATGCTGTGCGGGGCCGTCGCGCAGCCTGA
- a CDS encoding integration host factor subunit alpha: MPNQTITRAEVTDKIVSEVGLTRQESSDLLDRTLDMIGAALEHEDEVKLSRFGNFVVRSKAAREGRNPKTGEEATIAARRVVTFRPSPMLKAQVDNK, encoded by the coding sequence ATGCCCAACCAGACCATTACCCGCGCCGAAGTGACCGACAAGATCGTCAGCGAAGTCGGTCTGACGCGGCAGGAATCGTCGGACTTGCTCGACCGGACGCTCGATATGATCGGCGCGGCCCTTGAGCATGAGGACGAGGTGAAGCTCTCCCGGTTCGGCAATTTCGTCGTGCGGTCCAAGGCCGCGCGCGAAGGCCGCAATCCCAAGACCGGGGAGGAGGCCACGATTGCTGCACGGCGCGTTGTCACCTTCCGCCCGTCGCCGATGCTGAAGGCGCAGGTCGACAACAAATAA
- a CDS encoding beta-ketoacyl-ACP synthase III, whose translation MARRSFIRGTGGYLPERVMTNEDLSALIETSDEWIQERTGIKRRHIAAEGELTSDIATAAARSALDAAGLSVSDVDLIVLATTTPDQTFPATATAVQAKLGMTGGAAFDVQAVCSGFLFALATADTMLKQGLFNTALVIGAETFTRILDWSDRGTCVLFGDGGGAAVLQAEEWDGDKLAGVITHHIRTDGTKSDLLYVDGGVSSTGTIGHVRMEGNRVFRHAVTNIASAIQAIYDETGLTGADIDWFVPHQANKRILDSVAKKMDLAEEKVIVTVDEHANTSAASIPLALNHAVRSGRAKPGDLILSEAMGGGFSWGASLFRL comes from the coding sequence ATGGCACGGCGTAGTTTCATCCGCGGGACAGGTGGGTATCTTCCCGAACGAGTAATGACCAATGAAGACCTGTCTGCACTGATCGAGACATCCGATGAGTGGATTCAGGAGCGTACGGGAATTAAACGCCGGCACATCGCAGCCGAAGGCGAGCTGACATCCGATATTGCGACGGCGGCGGCCCGGTCTGCGCTCGACGCAGCGGGCCTTTCTGTTTCCGATGTTGACCTGATCGTGCTGGCAACAACGACACCAGATCAGACTTTTCCGGCAACCGCGACGGCCGTTCAGGCGAAGCTTGGCATGACAGGCGGGGCGGCGTTCGATGTCCAGGCCGTTTGTTCCGGATTTCTGTTCGCACTGGCGACGGCGGATACGATGCTGAAACAGGGGCTGTTCAATACGGCTCTGGTTATCGGCGCAGAGACGTTCACGCGCATTCTGGATTGGTCTGACCGGGGCACATGCGTCCTCTTTGGTGACGGCGGTGGCGCGGCCGTGCTGCAGGCTGAGGAGTGGGACGGCGACAAGCTGGCGGGGGTCATCACCCACCATATCCGGACGGACGGCACCAAATCTGACCTGCTCTATGTCGATGGCGGCGTCAGCTCCACCGGGACGATCGGGCATGTCCGCATGGAAGGAAACCGCGTCTTCCGGCATGCCGTCACCAATATCGCATCCGCCATCCAGGCCATCTATGATGAAACGGGCCTGACCGGGGCGGACATTGACTGGTTCGTGCCGCATCAGGCCAACAAGCGCATCCTCGATAGCGTGGCGAAAAAGATGGACCTCGCCGAGGAGAAGGTGATCGTCACCGTGGACGAGCATGCCAACACGTCGGCCGCTTCCATCCCCCTCGCATTGAACCACGCGGTTCGCTCCGGGCGGGCAAAACCGGGCGACCTGATCCTGTCAGAGGCGATGGGGGGCGGCTTTTCCTGGGGCGCCAGCCTGTTCCGCCTTTAA
- the plsX gene encoding phosphate acyltransferase PlsX, with amino-acid sequence MTRGTILSVDAMGGDHAPGVIVDGVAVFLKERADSQVILFGDEASLTPLVAVHPGLSGRCEIVHCDHKITSDMKPSQALRRGKGSSMWNALEAVKEGRAHASVSAGNTGALMAISMLVLRKMDGVHRPAMTAMWPTLAGRSVVLDVGANVEADAAQLVSFAIMGEAYARATLGKDRPTIGLLNIGSEEMKGHEEVRQAHEILRASDLDLDYRGFVEGDDISMGAVDVVVTDGFTGNIALKTGEGVARMLGTRVREALMKSLATKAGAVLASSGLNQLREQMNPSNANGGVLLGLGGVSVKSHGGTDAQGFATACRLAADLATSHYPEEVAANLARIQKKGAAAG; translated from the coding sequence ATGACTCGCGGAACGATCCTGTCAGTTGATGCAATGGGAGGCGACCACGCACCAGGCGTGATCGTCGATGGCGTTGCCGTATTTTTGAAAGAGCGCGCGGATTCGCAAGTGATTCTATTCGGTGATGAGGCGTCTCTCACGCCGCTGGTCGCTGTCCATCCGGGGCTTTCGGGCCGGTGCGAAATTGTTCACTGCGACCACAAGATCACCAGCGATATGAAGCCCAGCCAGGCGTTGCGCCGTGGCAAGGGTTCGTCGATGTGGAATGCGCTGGAAGCCGTGAAGGAAGGCCGGGCACACGCCTCCGTGTCGGCCGGCAACACCGGTGCGCTGATGGCCATCTCGATGCTCGTCTTGCGCAAGATGGATGGTGTGCACCGGCCCGCCATGACAGCCATGTGGCCGACACTTGCCGGGCGTTCGGTTGTGCTCGATGTCGGCGCAAACGTTGAGGCGGATGCGGCCCAGCTCGTTTCGTTCGCGATCATGGGCGAAGCCTATGCCAGGGCCACACTCGGCAAAGACAGGCCGACGATCGGACTGCTGAATATTGGCTCTGAAGAAATGAAGGGGCATGAAGAGGTGCGCCAGGCGCATGAGATTCTGCGTGCCTCCGATCTGGACCTGGACTATCGGGGCTTTGTCGAAGGCGATGATATTTCAATGGGCGCGGTGGATGTGGTCGTTACAGACGGCTTCACCGGTAATATTGCCCTGAAGACCGGCGAAGGCGTGGCCCGCATGCTGGGCACCCGAGTCCGCGAAGCATTGATGAAGAGCCTCGCAACCAAAGCAGGTGCGGTTCTGGCATCTTCGGGGCTCAACCAGCTCCGTGAGCAGATGAACCCCAGCAATGCAAATGGCGGTGTTTTGCTCGGTCTCGGCGGTGTTTCGGTCAAAAGTCACGGTGGAACGGATGCTCAGGGCTTCGCCACGGCTTGCCGTTTGGCGGCGGATCTCGCCACAAGTCACTATCCGGAAGAGGTTGCTGCAAACCTCGCGCGAATCCAAAAGAAAGGGGCGGCGGCTGGCTGA
- a CDS encoding ubiquinol-cytochrome C chaperone family protein → MVGIWNPFRNRNAQKQRADALYRGLMAAALSPEAYMAGVVPDDMDHRVQMVGLHAAILVWQLTRRPERELQRLPQLIHTRVFDGFDASLRETGVGDASIARKVRKLGEHYYGLGKSIAESCARPDAERAAGLSNVLERNGVATPGREAELAQYLVATAQAFEEAASEAFLSGTPPWLSFPATSRPGVAKV, encoded by the coding sequence TTGGTTGGCATCTGGAACCCGTTTCGAAACAGGAACGCGCAGAAACAGCGGGCGGATGCGCTGTATCGCGGCCTGATGGCAGCGGCCCTGTCACCAGAGGCCTATATGGCGGGTGTCGTCCCGGATGATATGGACCATCGCGTGCAGATGGTCGGGCTCCATGCCGCAATCCTGGTCTGGCAGCTCACCCGGAGGCCTGAACGTGAGCTTCAGCGCCTGCCTCAGCTGATTCACACCCGCGTATTTGATGGATTCGATGCTTCCCTGCGTGAAACCGGGGTGGGAGATGCGTCGATCGCCCGGAAGGTTCGCAAACTGGGGGAGCATTATTACGGTCTCGGGAAGTCGATCGCTGAGTCCTGCGCCCGGCCGGACGCTGAACGCGCCGCTGGGCTTTCCAATGTTCTGGAGCGCAATGGCGTTGCAACGCCTGGGCGCGAAGCGGAGCTTGCACAATATCTGGTGGCAACCGCACAGGCCTTCGAAGAAGCCGCGTCCGAGGCCTTTTTGTCGGGCACACCTCCGTGGTTAAGCTTTCCTGCAACAAGCAGACCCGGCGTTGCCAAGGTCTGA
- the bamE gene encoding outer membrane protein assembly factor BamE, whose amino-acid sequence MARRAILAVGLLALPLTACLTPSRDYHGYVADEAQPSDIQPGEDTRSTVLAQLGSPSTKSLFDDNTWIYMSELQERIAFYRPKVETRKITAISFGTDDKVEEVLEYTADDGQVINYASRETPTRGRELGLWEQIFGSVGNVRLPNSDEITPDNPTGRRR is encoded by the coding sequence ATGGCGCGACGCGCAATTCTGGCCGTAGGCCTTCTGGCCCTTCCGCTGACTGCGTGCCTTACGCCCAGCCGCGATTACCACGGCTATGTCGCAGATGAGGCTCAGCCAAGCGATATCCAGCCCGGTGAAGACACACGCTCAACCGTGCTGGCACAACTGGGCTCGCCGTCGACCAAAAGCCTGTTCGACGACAATACCTGGATCTACATGTCCGAACTGCAAGAGCGGATCGCATTCTATCGTCCAAAGGTGGAGACGCGCAAAATCACGGCGATCTCTTTCGGCACCGACGACAAGGTCGAGGAAGTTCTCGAGTACACTGCGGACGACGGCCAGGTTATCAATTACGCGTCGCGTGAAACCCCGACTCGTGGCCGGGAACTCGGTCTGTGGGAACAGATCTTCGGTTCCGTCGGCAATGTGCGCCTGCCAAATTCGGATGAGATCACTCCGGACAACCCCACCGGACGGCGCCGCTGA
- a CDS encoding sigma-70 family RNA polymerase sigma factor — protein MTKVSPVCQEELPDSGNDWSFVDELERLIPELRAFARSLCRERELADDLVQDTCLKAWQAIDSFDPDAPMRPWLFRILRNEFYQYSRRSWRSTPLDQEVAENTLVAPADLDAKIDFKVLQAAMSDLPDVQREALVLVVAAGYTYEEAGEICNCSPGTIKSRVSRAREAVVFKMERADFGQVGGSARDESRTANGHIDLISDIEMLARGLFSAA, from the coding sequence GTGACTAAGGTGTCTCCGGTTTGTCAGGAAGAACTGCCGGATTCCGGGAATGACTGGTCGTTCGTTGACGAGCTTGAGCGGCTTATCCCGGAGTTGCGGGCCTTTGCGCGGAGTTTGTGCCGAGAGCGCGAACTTGCGGATGATCTTGTTCAGGACACCTGCCTGAAAGCGTGGCAGGCCATCGATTCATTTGATCCGGATGCGCCGATGAGGCCCTGGTTGTTCCGAATCCTTCGCAATGAGTTTTATCAATATTCCCGGCGTTCATGGCGTTCGACGCCGCTTGATCAGGAGGTCGCCGAGAACACACTCGTCGCGCCGGCGGATCTGGATGCCAAAATTGATTTCAAAGTGCTTCAGGCAGCAATGTCCGACCTTCCGGATGTGCAACGTGAAGCGCTGGTTCTCGTTGTCGCGGCCGGGTATACTTACGAGGAAGCCGGGGAAATCTGCAATTGCTCACCTGGCACGATCAAAAGCCGGGTCAGCCGGGCACGTGAGGCGGTTGTCTTCAAGATGGAGAGGGCCGATTTTGGCCAGGTCGGTGGTTCAGCGCGCGACGAGAGCCGCACGGCAAACGGCCATATCGACCTGATTTCCGACATTGAAATGCTTGCGCGGGGCTTGTTTAGCGCCGCGTGA
- a CDS encoding response regulator translates to MLYELITKELPYLRRYARAMTGDQMAGDQCVETMLQEHVLKPQPSDAVLPETRIDLFSLLDSILADAAHLPVAPLSVPAFQNLSSRSRRALFLTAVEQLDSSAVESILKIGPEELADILKEAERDLASALATDIMIIEDEAMIALQLKEIIESLGHNMVARATTYDEAVKQARTTRPGLMLVDIQLADDSSGLDAMDEIFKFHKVPSIVITAYPERLLSGRKNEPAFLIPKPFRADHVKTIISQALLTQVAS, encoded by the coding sequence GTGTTATACGAACTGATTACAAAGGAATTGCCCTATTTGCGCCGGTATGCACGCGCCATGACGGGCGACCAGATGGCAGGAGACCAGTGCGTTGAGACCATGCTTCAGGAGCATGTCCTGAAACCACAGCCATCAGATGCCGTCCTTCCGGAGACCCGAATAGACCTGTTCTCATTGCTCGATTCGATTCTTGCGGACGCCGCCCACCTGCCCGTCGCCCCGCTCTCGGTTCCGGCCTTTCAGAATCTGTCGTCACGGTCACGGCGCGCCCTGTTCCTGACAGCGGTTGAACAACTTGATTCGAGCGCCGTCGAATCGATTCTGAAAATCGGCCCCGAGGAACTGGCGGACATCCTGAAAGAGGCGGAGCGAGACCTTGCCTCTGCTCTGGCCACGGATATCATGATTATTGAAGACGAGGCGATGATCGCCCTCCAATTAAAAGAGATCATCGAAAGCCTCGGCCATAACATGGTCGCACGCGCAACCACATACGATGAAGCCGTGAAACAGGCCCGCACCACCCGCCCAGGGCTGATGCTTGTCGACATTCAGCTTGCTGATGACTCATCCGGCCTGGACGCCATGGATGAGATCTTCAAATTCCACAAGGTCCCCAGTATCGTAATTACCGCCTATCCGGAACGCCTCCTCTCGGGGCGTAAAAACGAACCGGCCTTCCTGATCCCAAAGCCTTTCCGGGCAGACCATGTCAAAACCATAATCAGCCAGGCTTTGCTGACCCAGGTCGCCAGCTAG
- a CDS encoding HWE histidine kinase domain-containing protein gives MTNAPPISNREERVEGLSESDIAGFSEQSTVPMMAIDRELRYVFANKAYCEAVGLPKAQLIGKFVFDVDKAPIESEDAFRHMCGLTFTGEITRSEVLTTLVTGEDGRTRPVYRQTTQEPFALGDGEIRYVMQRVEDITHLVELQKSHDVIAAELDHRVKNFVSVILATARITSASATSVEQYTEDFCSRVDSMARIYSHMSSLGLMGLDLRSLFEVELAQVSSQKAIPYSLKGNDIQLTAKATRDGGMIIHEFVTNAVKHGCFSHSEGRLDVEWEVSDGYLRLLWVESGLTGVRPPQKKGFSTRLIEMLPNAKVTCDYRDTGLVMEYVVPADLVLDEVKQEEVWLSAD, from the coding sequence ATGACAAACGCGCCGCCCATCTCGAATCGGGAAGAACGCGTCGAAGGACTCAGCGAGTCGGACATTGCCGGATTTAGCGAGCAGTCGACGGTTCCCATGATGGCGATCGACCGGGAGCTGCGATATGTTTTTGCAAACAAGGCTTACTGTGAAGCGGTCGGACTGCCCAAAGCGCAGCTGATCGGCAAATTTGTCTTCGATGTCGACAAGGCCCCCATCGAGAGTGAGGACGCCTTCCGGCACATGTGTGGGCTCACGTTCACGGGGGAGATTACGCGTTCGGAAGTTCTCACAACGCTGGTGACCGGAGAAGACGGGCGCACCCGTCCGGTATACCGGCAAACGACCCAGGAGCCGTTTGCCCTCGGCGATGGCGAAATCCGCTACGTCATGCAGCGTGTCGAAGACATCACGCATCTGGTCGAACTCCAGAAAAGTCATGATGTCATTGCGGCAGAACTGGACCACCGCGTGAAGAACTTTGTTTCTGTCATTCTCGCGACAGCGCGGATCACAAGTGCGTCTGCGACGTCAGTCGAGCAGTATACAGAGGACTTTTGCAGCCGCGTCGATTCAATGGCGCGTATTTACTCACATATGTCTTCACTGGGATTAATGGGGCTGGATCTGCGGAGTTTGTTCGAGGTCGAGCTGGCGCAGGTTTCGAGTCAGAAAGCTATTCCATACAGCTTGAAAGGTAACGATATACAGCTGACGGCAAAGGCGACGCGGGATGGTGGTATGATCATCCATGAGTTCGTTACAAATGCTGTGAAGCACGGTTGTTTCTCGCATTCCGAAGGCCGTCTGGATGTGGAATGGGAAGTGTCTGATGGGTATCTGCGTCTGCTGTGGGTCGAGTCTGGCCTGACCGGGGTCAGGCCGCCTCAAAAAAAGGGGTTCAGCACGCGCCTGATCGAAATGTTGCCGAATGCTAAAGTTACGTGTGACTATCGTGACACCGGACTGGTCATGGAATACGTCGTGCCCGCTGATCTGGTGCTCGATGAGGTTAAGCAGGAAGAAGTCTGGCTGTCGGCAGACTAG
- a CDS encoding LysR family transcriptional regulator: protein MKLDRLRYFVAAATQGSFTAAGLKMHISPTSVGHAVNMLEEQLGTALFVRKPSRGLTLTADGQKLYRQCRQVLSDLETLQDQFAGPEDQFRGELIIGSQEGLIWSLLARAINKLAERQPELRVSMKTTPLATNYEELEEGEIDVLITFRGDDIGPANVEVTTLCRPEVCVLMRKGHPLDTGDEKVSLKDLAGYKQVMNNEPNAFDLAYDAYLALDYAPDVLFSSNIASGAQALVGQSDAVSLRVVRSCSMISPLGDQLTYKRITDEFFNPYLVAAKMKSRTPGIRNKRDPFIDVCKELVASGEMREHLYY, encoded by the coding sequence ATGAAACTGGATCGTCTTCGGTATTTCGTGGCGGCCGCAACGCAGGGAAGCTTTACGGCCGCGGGTCTGAAGATGCACATTTCGCCCACCTCCGTCGGGCATGCGGTCAACATGCTGGAAGAGCAGCTCGGGACAGCCCTGTTCGTCCGGAAGCCTTCGCGCGGTCTGACGCTGACGGCCGATGGACAAAAGCTTTACCGGCAATGCCGGCAGGTTCTGTCAGACCTTGAAACGTTACAGGATCAGTTCGCAGGCCCGGAAGATCAGTTTCGGGGTGAGCTGATTATCGGCAGTCAGGAAGGGCTGATCTGGTCCTTGCTCGCACGGGCAATCAATAAGCTCGCCGAGCGCCAACCGGAACTGCGTGTGTCGATGAAGACCACGCCGCTTGCCACAAATTATGAGGAACTGGAGGAGGGGGAAATCGATGTCCTGATCACCTTCCGCGGTGATGACATCGGGCCGGCCAATGTTGAAGTCACAACCCTGTGCCGTCCGGAAGTATGCGTCCTGATGCGTAAGGGGCATCCGCTGGATACGGGTGACGAGAAGGTCAGTCTGAAAGATCTCGCCGGCTACAAGCAGGTGATGAACAACGAGCCGAATGCCTTTGATCTGGCTTATGATGCCTATTTGGCGCTCGACTATGCACCGGACGTCCTTTTTTCCAGCAATATTGCCTCTGGCGCCCAGGCTCTGGTCGGGCAGAGCGATGCGGTGTCATTACGCGTCGTGCGCTCGTGCAGCATGATCTCTCCACTCGGCGATCAGCTGACCTATAAGCGGATTACGGACGAGTTTTTCAACCCTTACCTGGTGGCGGCAAAGATGAAATCCCGCACGCCTGGCATACGGAACAAGCGGGATCCGTTCATTGATGTTTGCAAGGAACTGGTGGCTTCCGGAGAGATGCGGGAACACCTGTATTATTGA